The proteins below are encoded in one region of Triticum aestivum cultivar Chinese Spring chromosome 1B, IWGSC CS RefSeq v2.1, whole genome shotgun sequence:
- the LOC123095806 gene encoding putative rRNA methylase YtqB gives MPPPSLLRPPLSRLLRRSQTPSPLRRTPSFTPSPPLVQPKRRHLSAAQLADPLSAAGVEEAVVGFVTGKRKATEVAHAVWGSIVQKGDTVVDATCGNGNDTLALLKMVADESVRGPVYGLDIQDSAIDSTSAFLKMAVDSHERELVKLFCICDSRMEDIIPKDSPVRLVAFILGYLSGGDKTIITVPETPELALQAASRIVGSGGLISVLVYIGHLGGRLFLGGITGEEFPHLK, from the exons ATGCCTCCTCCCTCACTGCTTCGCCCTCCGCTCTCGCGGCTCCTCCGCCGCTCCCAGACCCCATCCCCTCTCCGACGAACCCCCAGCTTTACCCCATCCCCTCCGCTCGTCCAGCCCAAGCGGCGGCACCTCTCCGCCGCGCAGCTCGCCGACCCGCTCTCCGCCGCAG gggtggaggaggcggtggtgggcttcGTCACCGGCAAGCGCAAGGCCACCGAGGTAGCCCACGC GGTGTGGGGAAGTATCGTTCAGAAAGGAGATACAGTGGTCGATGCCACCTGCGGGAATGGCAACGATACGCTCGCTCTGCTTAAGATGGTGGCTGATGAGAGCGTGCGAGGGCCTGTCTATGGATTGGACATCCAAGATTCTGCGATAGACAGCACTTCCGCTTTTCTGAAGATGGCCGTCGACAGCCATGAG AGGGAGCTAGTCAAATTGTTTTGCATATGTGACAGTAGAATGGAGGATATCATTCCAAAAGATTCTCCTGTGAG GCTTGTAGCATTCATTCTGGGCTACCTTTCAGGAGGAGATAAAACAATAATCACAGTACCTGAGACACCTGAGCTGGCACTACAAGCTGCCAGCAGAATTGTTGGCTCAGGGGGACTCATTAGTGTCCTTGTCTACATTGGGCATCTGGGTGGAAG ACTTTTTTTGGGAGGAATCACTGGGGAGGAGTTCCCCCACCTGAAATAG